The DNA window ACTCACCGGTGGCGACGTCATGCGCGTCATCCGCCAGAACCTCTGGCTCATCATCCTTGCCGTCATTGCCGGCGGCATCTGCGGTTACCTGGTCAATAACTACTACCTCGTCAAGTATCACTCGCGCTACAAGACCTCGGGGCTGATGATGGTCCGTAGTCTCAGCGAACTCCCCGAGCCCGGCTCCCGCCGAACCACGCCGGGTATCGAAGAAACGCAGATGCTGCAGGCCACTCACGCCGGCACCATCATGCACGAAGGTCTGTTCCTCCAGGCGATGAGCGAGCCGGGCGGAAAGATTCGTGAAACCGCATGGTTTGCCTCGTTCCAGAACGAGGCCGACCCGATGGCGGAAATGAAGAAGGATCTTCGCGCCAACCTGCGCGTCACGCCGAGCAAGTCGTCCCGCCTGATTGAAATCGAGATGACCACGTCCGACCCCAAGGACGCCAAGAAGATCATCGAAGAGCTCGGCGACCTTCACATCCGCAACTACGCCGACCGCCACCGCAAGGACGAAAACGAAGCCGTCGGCCTGATGACCAAGGAAAAGCGGTTCCTGCAGTTGGAACTCGACGAAGAAGTCAACAAGCAGCTCGGCGAACTCGAATCGTCGCTCGGTAGCGATACGGTCGAAGTGTCGGCCAACTACAACGGTAAGCGGATGATGCTGGATCGCATGCTCCAGGAGCGGAGCCAGATCAACAGCCAGCTCGCCGGGCTGAATGCCCAGCTCAACGGTATGGAGACGGACGTCCGCGACGGACGTACGCCGTCGGAAGTGCAAACCCTCCTGAGCCGCGACGGCCGGTACCTGAGTGCTAAGCAGCGTCTGGATGACATGGATGTCGAGATCGACCAGCTCGCGATCAAGCTCGGCGAAGGTCACGACTTGGTGGTGTCTTACAAGAAGCGTCGCGAAGGCTATCGCCAGAAGCTCGATGAGATTCGTGAAGAGCTCAAGGCCGACTACACCGAAACCTACCGTTCGCAGCTTCGCAACCAGGTCAACGCCTACAACGCCAACGGCAACGTGATTGACCAGGAAATCGACAAGCTGTCGCGATCCCTCGGCGACCTGAATAACAAGATGCAGCGATACCGCGTGCTGCTGGAAAAGGAACGCCGCCTGCGCGACAAGATCAACGCGATGGAAGCCGAGATTCGAATGATCTCGCAGTTCCGCGTGGCAACGAACTGGGCTCAGGTCGAGTGGAGCAGCAAGCCGCAGAACCCCGACTTCCCGTCGTTCCCCAAGCTGCCCATCACCATGGCGGTTGCGATGATGTTGTCGCTGGCGCTCAGCGTGGGCATCGCGTTTCTGCGGGAACTCACCGACACCACCGTCCGCTCGCCGCGTGACGTGGCCAAGGTCGGTCAGCTTACGCTGCTGGGTCTCATCCCCCACGAGCAGGACGATCCGCAGGCCCAGGGCGCTCGGCTGCCGCTGTCGATCCTCGATGCACCGAACTCGCACATTGCCGAACAGTTCCGTCAGATTCGCACCCGTCTGCAGTACGCCCACTCGCTGGATACGACGCGCAGTCTGCTCATCACCAGCCCGAGCCCGGAAGACGGCAAGAGCACAGTGGCGTGCAATATTGCCGCTTCGCTCGCTCTCAACGGCCGTCGCATCCTGCTGGTCGATGCCAACTTCCGCCGGCCCCAGCTCAACACGTTGTTCAATGTGCCCAACGAGCAGGGCTTCGGCGACGCGTTGTCTGACCTGGACAAGATGCCCGAATGTGTTCGGCCGACCGAAGTTCCCAACCTCAGCCTGATGGTCGCTGGTACCCGTCCGGTCAACCCGACGGAGCTTCTGGAAAGCCAGTTCTTCATCGATTTCATCGAACGGGCCCTTGAGGAGTTCGATCACGTGATCTTCGACAGCGGCCCGCTGCTGATGGTGTCGGAGTCGGTCGCGATGGCCCCGCGTGTCGATGGCGTCATCACCGTCGTCCGCGCCCGTGGCAACAGCCGTGGCTTGCTCCAGCGGCTCCGCGACGAACTCCGCAAAGTCAAGGCCGACCACCTCGGCGTCGTCCTCAACGCCGTTCGTTCGCAGGGTGGCGGTTACTACGGCCGCAACATCAAGAGCTACTACGCCTACCAGAACGCGTAAGCGACTGGGCGTCGAGACAAAGGCATCAAGCGGACCCCGTCGGATCACCCGACGGGGTCCGTGTCTTTCCCGTAACGACCTGCAGTCCGGGTTGCATCCGCCGCTGATCCCGACGAAAAGGTGCCGCAGATGAATTCCATGCCCCACGACCCCGCACGTCGCGATCGCTTAGGCGTTCTCATCGCGTGGGCCGCGATCGCGATCAGCACGGGCGCCATTGTCGTCGCTGTGTTTCGCGCGGATGCAGACCGAACCCGTCTGGCGCACGAAGCCAATGTCGGACTGCACGATGGGGTGGACAATCCCCAGTTTGACCTGCAGGCCAAGTACGCCGTCGGCACCAAGCGCATCGCACAGTTGGGCGGGGCACCAACTCCGATCGGCCTGTCGGCGGAACTGCGTAAGCAATCGACGTCGCGAAACGATCGGCTCAGACTGGTGCCGGTGATTGCCGAACTGGAAGGCAAGCCCGCTGCGATCGCCGAACTGGGTCGCCTGTCGGGCGGCGCTGCGGCCCCGGCAACTGCTTCAGCGAGTATGCCTGGCGGGCCGATTGCGCCGTCGACGGTCCCATCCGCACCGCCCGATCATCTGTCGCCGAAGCGATCTGTTGCCGCCCGGGTGCTTTACCAGATCTATACCGAAGGTGCCGCAGCGGTCTCGCCGTCCGATCGGCAGCTTCTGACCGACCGGCTGGGATGGTCGGGACGGCTGGCGCTGGCGTTCGGGCTGCCGGACGATCAGCCTGATCGAAAGACCGTCATCGACCAGGCCGTCCTGTTCGCCGGTACCTTCCTCGGGGTGGTCTTGGCAGCGCTGGGTGGCACACTGGCCGGGCTGGTGCTGCTGGTGTTGGCTGTCGTGATGGTGACGCGGGGCAAGATGGCACTGCGGTATTCGCAGCAAACGCCTGCGGCCGTTGCACGGCTTGAGCCCGGCGAACTCCCCGCGCCATGGACAGCCTATCAAGGCTCCTGGTTGCCGGCGAGCCTTGGTCAACCTCGTGCGATGCCAGGTTCGCCTGCCGCCCCGATTGACGTCGGCATGTTGCCGGCCCGTTCGCATCTCGAGAGTCGTCCTTGCCTCGGTCCGCTTCGGTCCGCTAACGGCCGGACCGGACCATTTCTCGAGGCGTTCGCGATCTACCTCGCGGGGCAGGTCGTGCTTTCGCGCGTACTCCACGCACTGGTCGATGATTACTCGATTGCCTGGAACTTCGTCGCGATCGTGCCCGTCGTCCTCGCGTTATTCTGGCCGATTTTCAGGGGCGTACACGGAAGCGCGTTTCGTCGAGGCTTCGGCTGGAGCGCGCCGCAAGGCGTCTGGCGGGAGGTGGGAAGCGGGATCGTCGGCTACTTGGCCGGCCTTCCGGTGTTTGCCGTCGGCTGCGCGATCACCATCGTGCTCGTCAAAACGTTCGACGCGTCGCCGACGCACCCGATCGCCGGCGAAGCCGGTGGTGCCTGGCAGAACCTGATGCTGATTGTTCTCGCCAGTGTCTGGGCGCCGGTCGTCGAAGAGACCTTCTTCCGCGGCGCCCTCGTCCATCACCTCCGCACGCGTTTTGGCTGGATTGTCTCGGCCCTGCTGTCGTCGCTGATCTTCGCTGCGATCCATCCACAGGGGTGGACGCTGATCCCCGGGCTGATGTCGCTCGCGATCGTGTTCTGCGCCATTCGCGAGTGGCGGGGCAGCACCTATGGCGGGATGGTGGCTCACGCGCTGCACAATGGGACGCTGGTGTCGCTGATGATCCTCGCGGCCGGATGAAGGACGAAGAGTGCACCTCCTGTGCGACTGCTCATCGACGACGCCGCACGGTCACCGGTCGCTCCGCAGGTGCACCCTTCAACGAACTTCCCAACAAAACGACCGCCCGTGGCGACTATCGCCACGGGCGGTCTCTCTCTGAATCTAAGAATCAAACTTCCCGACAACGCGCTTACTTCTTCGGCTGCGTCACGCCGGGCCAGTTGTCCGTGCGGAACGGGTTGGCGGGAAGGTCGGCTGCGTTATAGAGGTTCGTCAGCGGGTTGATGCTCCACGCATACCGCACCGCGACCGGCTTTTTCACCTCGGGGCTCGAGACGACGACGGTGTCGCCTTCGACTTTCGCATCGGCCCAGACCCACTTCTTGTCCTCGCCGCAGATCGCAAAGCCAAGCACCTTGTCGCCCTTGGCCTTCAAACCCTGGGCGTTCTTGAACTTGATCACGGCCTTTTCGCCGTCAATCTTCATCGAGTCGTATTCGGGGCCGGCGTATACGACGTCCTTGCCGTAGTACTTGCCGAGGGCGACAAGCGCCAATCGCTTGCCGACGTCCTGCTTGTTCTTGGGGTGAATGTCGTTGGGGTTGTCGGCGTCGGCCAGATCGATCGCCAGCGCCTGACCGTTGTTGGGCAGCGCCGCGGTCATTGTCTGGGCTTCTCGAAGTTCCGCCCAGCTGTCGTCGCCGGGAACCTTCGCCGGCTGCTGGAAGTTGGCCAGCTGCACGATCAGGAACTTAAAGTCCTGGTTGCCCCAGGCGTCACGCCAGCTCTGGATCATCAGCGGTAGCAGCGTTCGGTAGGCGTAGGCACGGCCGGCATTGCTCTCGCCCTGATACCAGATGGCGCCCTTGCTGGCGTACGGGAGCAGCGGCGAGATCATTCCGTTGTAGAGCGTCGCGGGGCTGTGCGGGCTGGTGGCCGGGTCCTGTGGCGGCCTGGGTTGCTGGGGGACCGGCTTCTTGGCTGCCTTGGCTTCGTCAGCCTTGGCCTTCCAGTCGGCCATCAGCTTGTCCTTGTTCTTGTCCCAGGCTTCCTTCTGCTTCTGGTAGTTCTGTGCCTGTTGATCCCAGCTGGACGGGATACCGGCCAATTCCGGCGACTTCTGGAAATAGCTGATCTCGGTCCATGCTTCTGCCGGCGTGCCGCCCCAGCTCGAGTGGAGCAGGCCCACGGGAACGTTCAATTTCTGATTGAGCTCGCGACCGAAGTAGTACCCCACCGCGGTGAAGGGTCCGATCGTCTGCGGCGTGCAGGCGGTCCAGGCGGCCTTGGTGTCGGTCTGCTTTTCCTTGGGCGACGTGGTGTTGGGAACGTCGAACAGCCGGATCGTCGGGTGATTCGCGGCGGCGATTTCCTTCTGTGCGTCCTTCGCGCTGCTGACGGTCCATTCCATGTTCGACTGTCCCGAGCAAACCCAGACCTCGCCGACGAGAATGTCCTTCAGCGTGATGCTGTTCTTCCCGGAGACGGTCATCTCGGCAGGCTTGGCACTGGCCGTCAGCGGCGCGAGTTTGACCGACCACTTGCCGCCGGCGGCCTCGGTGGTGACGGTCTGGTCGCCGAACTTCACCGTGACCTTTTCGCCGTCGTCGGCCCAGCCCCAGACCGGCACCGGCTGTCCCTGCTGCAGAACCATCGAATTGCCAATAACCGCGGGAAGCTTCACATCGGCGTTGGCCTGACCGGCAAACAAGAACGCCGCCGGAAGCGCGGCCGCCATCAGGGCGGTTCGCAGACGAAGACTCATGGGTTTCATAGATCGTTCTCCTCGCGATGAATCGCGTGCGTGAAAAGAAGGGGATCGCGGGCGCGACGGGAATCCTCCGCCTCCGCGACGGCTCGAATGATCGATTCCCTGCGCCTGCCAATCAATACCGACGAAGTGGCGATCGGTTGGAAGTGGGAGCAGGAACCGTGAGCCGGGAGTCGGTGTCGGTTTCGACCTTGTCTCCTCCAGCTCCCAACTCCCGCCTGCTCCACCTCACATGTGCCGCAGCTTGTTCACCCCGTTCAGCGCCGCGACCTTGTACGCCTCGGCGAGCGTCGGAAAGTTAAACACGCTGTTGACGAAGTACTCGACGGTGCCGCCCAGTGCCATGACGGCCTGGCCGATATGGATCAGTTCCGTCGCGCCGCTGCCGATGGCATGAACGCCGAGAATGTGCCCGGTTTGCTGGTGGATCAGCATCTTGAGCATGCCGGTCTCGTCGCCCAGCAGCTGGCCGCGGGCCAACTCCTTGTACTGGGCGATGCCGGCTTCGTAAGGAATTCCTTCGGCGGTGAGCTGGTCCTCGGTCTTGCCGACCATGCTGATCTCGGGGATTGCGTAGATTCCGTAGGGGAACAGTTCCGGAATGCTCATGGTCGGAATTCCGAACGCATGGCAGACCGCCAGCCGACCTTGTTCCATCGCCGTTGAGGCCAGTGCGGGAAACCCGATGACGTCGCCGACGGCATAGATGTGTCCCTTGGCGGTCTGGTAGTTGCCGTTGACCTTGAGCCGCTCGCGGTCGTCGTATTCGAGGCCGGCCTTTTCGAGCTTCAACGCCGACGTGGTACCCTGCCGGCCGACGGCGTAGAGCAGGGTTTCTGCCCGAAGCGTCTTGCCGCTTTCGAGCGTCGCCTGCACGAGCGGACCGTTGGGCACGAAGTCGCCGAACATATCCAGCGTGTGCCCGTTGCCGTTCTCCGCGTCGGGGTGGAGCGTGGCCGGGCGATCGGCCTCGGAGGTCGTTGCGAAGCTGGTGGCGGCAGCGGCGGCGAGCAGGGCGGGAGAAGTCGTCGCGCGGGGGGCCGGCGTCAGCCGTTCGATCTTTGCGACCTTCTCTCCCATCCGCAGCGTGATACCCACCCGGCGCATCTGGTACTGGAACGACTCGGTGATTTCGTTGTCGAGGAAGCCCAGGACTTGCCGCCGACCTTCCACGAGCGTCACCTTGACGCCCAGCGCCGCGAGCATGCAGGCGTACTCAACGCCGATCACACCGCCGCCGACGACGATCATGGTCTTGGGAAGGCGTTCCAGCTTCAGCAGTTCGTCGGAGGTGAAGACGGTCTTGTTGTCGAACGGGACCGAGGCCGGCCGGGCCGGTCGGGTGCCGGTCGCGATGACGATTTTTTCGGCGCTGACCGCTTCGAAATCGTCGGGACGATCGACATACAGAATGTTCTCGTTGTCGAATCGAGCCGCGCCCCACAGCAGTTCGACATTGTTCCGCTCGAAGTGCTCTCGGATAATCGCCAGCTCGTGGTGGATCACCTGCTGGCTGACGTAGATCAGGTCGGCGACGGTGATGTTCCGCTTCACCCGGGACATCTCGCCGAACAGTCCGCGGCGTCCCACCCCGGTCAGATGCAGCACTGCTTCGCGCAGCGCCTTGGAGGGGACGGTGCCGGTGTTGATCGCGGCACCGCCGAGCACATTCTCCTTCTCGATGATGCAGACACGCTTGCCGAGCTTGGCCGCCTGGATGGCCGCCTTCTGGCCGGCGGGACCGGTACCGATAACCGCGACGTCGAAATGTCTCATCGAAAGGCACTCCAGGAAAAGTGGTCCGCCGCCCGTGGACGTCGGACTGTCATCTGAGAACCTAACCCCGACCGACTATTGTGCGAGTGGCGCGGGGCGGGGAGGAAGTTGTTTAGTGAAAACTTAGAAATCCCGGCGGTTGGTGCTCTGATAGTAGCCGTACCGACCGTCGGTACAAGACGAAAACCAGTGCGAACGCCGGCATTTGAACGGAGGGGATTTTCAGGGCCTCAGGAACGCCAGAACCGGCGCAGCTGCCCGAAGTAGAAACCCGCCGCGGCTGACAGCCTCCGCCGGGTCCGCTCCGCGGCGTCCCTGCGACCAATGATCCGATAGCCGGCAAGCATCGTCGCCAGGAACGCAAGCCGCAGCGGGGTGTCGAGGGTGATCAGGACCTTGTAGAACGGTGCGGCCAGTCGGCTCCGGTGGTGCTTTCTCAGGTAGCGGGCGTAACCACATTCGTATGCGGCGTACGTGAATCCGTAGTTCGCCTGGGAGGTGATTCGCCCGAAGTGAATCAGGGAACGCTCCGGCAGGTAGCGGATCGGCCCCACCCGACCCAGTCGAAGGCAAAGATCCACATCTTCGACCCCAAACTCATACCCTTCATCCCAGCCGCCAATCTCATGGAAAACGTCGCTCCTGACGAGCAGGGCGGCAGCCGCGAGTTGCGGCATGTCGGCCCCGATCTCGGGGTCGAAGGCGCCATAGCGATACCTGCGGTATTGCCCGGCGAAGACCCGCAACCAGTTGGAGAAGACGAACACCCTCTGGTGCAGAATCACCCGCAGTGTCGGCAGACGCCGGCCGGTGTGCTGGGGTTGCCCATCGGACCCGATGAGCTTCGGGCCTGCCGCGACATAGTTCGGATGCTCGTCTAGAAACCGCGCCAGCATGGAAATCGCGCCCGGCGATGCCAGCGTGTCGTTGTTCAGGAAGAGCAGATATCGACCGGTCGCAACGGCGGCACACTGGTTGTTGGCTCGCGCAAAGCCGGTGTTCCGGTCGTTGCGAATGATCCGCACGCCGGGAAGCGCGTCTTCTGCGCCGGCAAGTGATTGGTCGCTCGATGCGTTATCAACGACGATGGTCTGCATCGCCAGCTCCGGGTCGCTGGTCCGCAGCGACGCCAGCAGGTTGCGCAGCATGTCCCCGCCGTTCCAGTTCACAATGCAGATAGAGACGTCGGTAGGTGCCAAGAGATGATCCGGGGCCGGCGCGGCGGACGTGCCGTCGCGATCGCGATTGTTGTGCGTGTCAAAGTTGGTCGTACTGGTAGTGCTCCATCCATCGGGTGGCGCGCACCTGATCATAAAACGACAGGAGATCGGAGTCGCTCTTAAATGCCGCGCCGCGCGACGCGTTGACCGCGGCGACCGCGGCAGCGATCCGATCGGATGCCGGGTTCACACCGCAAAACACCGCGAGCTTCGTCAGGGCGTCTGCAGGTTCGGCCAGGAATTGCTCGTAACGGACGATGAGCCTTTCGTTGGGGACGGCGGCCAGTTGCCGCTCGGCCTCGGCGACGTACTCCTCCCAAAGTCCGAAGCCGCCGGCGAGCGACAGGCACCGCGCCGAGCCCTTA is part of the Humisphaera borealis genome and encodes:
- a CDS encoding polysaccharide biosynthesis tyrosine autokinase — translated: MTTLPQTTPVRVPRSVSGSPLAGPSGAMMAGGAGMLPPPGGLTGGDVMRVIRQNLWLIILAVIAGGICGYLVNNYYLVKYHSRYKTSGLMMVRSLSELPEPGSRRTTPGIEETQMLQATHAGTIMHEGLFLQAMSEPGGKIRETAWFASFQNEADPMAEMKKDLRANLRVTPSKSSRLIEIEMTTSDPKDAKKIIEELGDLHIRNYADRHRKDENEAVGLMTKEKRFLQLELDEEVNKQLGELESSLGSDTVEVSANYNGKRMMLDRMLQERSQINSQLAGLNAQLNGMETDVRDGRTPSEVQTLLSRDGRYLSAKQRLDDMDVEIDQLAIKLGEGHDLVVSYKKRREGYRQKLDEIREELKADYTETYRSQLRNQVNAYNANGNVIDQEIDKLSRSLGDLNNKMQRYRVLLEKERRLRDKINAMEAEIRMISQFRVATNWAQVEWSSKPQNPDFPSFPKLPITMAVAMMLSLALSVGIAFLRELTDTTVRSPRDVAKVGQLTLLGLIPHEQDDPQAQGARLPLSILDAPNSHIAEQFRQIRTRLQYAHSLDTTRSLLITSPSPEDGKSTVACNIAASLALNGRRILLVDANFRRPQLNTLFNVPNEQGFGDALSDLDKMPECVRPTEVPNLSLMVAGTRPVNPTELLESQFFIDFIERALEEFDHVIFDSGPLLMVSESVAMAPRVDGVITVVRARGNSRGLLQRLRDELRKVKADHLGVVLNAVRSQGGGYYGRNIKSYYAYQNA
- a CDS encoding CPBP family intramembrane glutamic endopeptidase; translated protein: MPHDPARRDRLGVLIAWAAIAISTGAIVVAVFRADADRTRLAHEANVGLHDGVDNPQFDLQAKYAVGTKRIAQLGGAPTPIGLSAELRKQSTSRNDRLRLVPVIAELEGKPAAIAELGRLSGGAAAPATASASMPGGPIAPSTVPSAPPDHLSPKRSVAARVLYQIYTEGAAAVSPSDRQLLTDRLGWSGRLALAFGLPDDQPDRKTVIDQAVLFAGTFLGVVLAALGGTLAGLVLLVLAVVMVTRGKMALRYSQQTPAAVARLEPGELPAPWTAYQGSWLPASLGQPRAMPGSPAAPIDVGMLPARSHLESRPCLGPLRSANGRTGPFLEAFAIYLAGQVVLSRVLHALVDDYSIAWNFVAIVPVVLALFWPIFRGVHGSAFRRGFGWSAPQGVWREVGSGIVGYLAGLPVFAVGCAITIVLVKTFDASPTHPIAGEAGGAWQNLMLIVLASVWAPVVEETFFRGALVHHLRTRFGWIVSALLSSLIFAAIHPQGWTLIPGLMSLAIVFCAIREWRGSTYGGMVAHALHNGTLVSLMILAAG
- a CDS encoding sialate O-acetylesterase, encoding MKPMSLRLRTALMAAALPAAFLFAGQANADVKLPAVIGNSMVLQQGQPVPVWGWADDGEKVTVKFGDQTVTTEAAGGKWSVKLAPLTASAKPAEMTVSGKNSITLKDILVGEVWVCSGQSNMEWTVSSAKDAQKEIAAANHPTIRLFDVPNTTSPKEKQTDTKAAWTACTPQTIGPFTAVGYYFGRELNQKLNVPVGLLHSSWGGTPAEAWTEISYFQKSPELAGIPSSWDQQAQNYQKQKEAWDKNKDKLMADWKAKADEAKAAKKPVPQQPRPPQDPATSPHSPATLYNGMISPLLPYASKGAIWYQGESNAGRAYAYRTLLPLMIQSWRDAWGNQDFKFLIVQLANFQQPAKVPGDDSWAELREAQTMTAALPNNGQALAIDLADADNPNDIHPKNKQDVGKRLALVALGKYYGKDVVYAGPEYDSMKIDGEKAVIKFKNAQGLKAKGDKVLGFAICGEDKKWVWADAKVEGDTVVVSSPEVKKPVAVRYAWSINPLTNLYNAADLPANPFRTDNWPGVTQPKK
- a CDS encoding NAD(P)(+) transhydrogenase (Si-specific), with the protein product MRHFDVAVIGTGPAGQKAAIQAAKLGKRVCIIEKENVLGGAAINTGTVPSKALREAVLHLTGVGRRGLFGEMSRVKRNITVADLIYVSQQVIHHELAIIREHFERNNVELLWGAARFDNENILYVDRPDDFEAVSAEKIVIATGTRPARPASVPFDNKTVFTSDELLKLERLPKTMIVVGGGVIGVEYACMLAALGVKVTLVEGRRQVLGFLDNEITESFQYQMRRVGITLRMGEKVAKIERLTPAPRATTSPALLAAAAATSFATTSEADRPATLHPDAENGNGHTLDMFGDFVPNGPLVQATLESGKTLRAETLLYAVGRQGTTSALKLEKAGLEYDDRERLKVNGNYQTAKGHIYAVGDVIGFPALASTAMEQGRLAVCHAFGIPTMSIPELFPYGIYAIPEISMVGKTEDQLTAEGIPYEAGIAQYKELARGQLLGDETGMLKMLIHQQTGHILGVHAIGSGATELIHIGQAVMALGGTVEYFVNSVFNFPTLAEAYKVAALNGVNKLRHM
- a CDS encoding glycosyltransferase family 2 protein, giving the protein MAPTDVSICIVNWNGGDMLRNLLASLRTSDPELAMQTIVVDNASSDQSLAGAEDALPGVRIIRNDRNTGFARANNQCAAVATGRYLLFLNNDTLASPGAISMLARFLDEHPNYVAAGPKLIGSDGQPQHTGRRLPTLRVILHQRVFVFSNWLRVFAGQYRRYRYGAFDPEIGADMPQLAAAALLVRSDVFHEIGGWDEGYEFGVEDVDLCLRLGRVGPIRYLPERSLIHFGRITSQANYGFTYAAYECGYARYLRKHHRSRLAAPFYKVLITLDTPLRLAFLATMLAGYRIIGRRDAAERTRRRLSAAAGFYFGQLRRFWRS